The following coding sequences lie in one Bacteroidota bacterium genomic window:
- the rplL gene encoding 50S ribosomal protein L7/L12 yields the protein MADIKDIAEQLVNLTIKEANELATLLEEEYGIKPAAAAVAVAGPAGGDGAAAAEEQTEFDVILKGIGGNKIAVIKEVRGITGLGLKEAKELVDGAPSPIKEAAPKAEAEDIKGRLEGAGAEVELK from the coding sequence ATGGCAGACATCAAGGACATCGCAGAACAGTTGGTCAACTTGACCATCAAAGAGGCCAACGAACTCGCCACCCTCCTCGAAGAGGAGTACGGCATCAAGCCTGCCGCCGCGGCCGTCGCGGTCGCCGGGCCTGCCGGGGGCGACGGTGCCGCCGCCGCCGAGGAGCAGACCGAGTTCGACGTGATCCTCAAGGGCATCGGCGGCAACAAGATCGCCGTCATCAAGGAGGTCCGCGGCATCACCGGCCTCGGCCTCAAGGAAGCCAAGGAGCTCGTCGACGGCGCGCCCAGCCCGATCAAGGAGGCGGCACCAAAGGCCGAAGCCGAGGACATCAAGGGCCGGCTCGAAGGGGCCGGTGCCGAAGTCGAGCTCAAGTAG
- a CDS encoding T9SS type A sorting domain-containing protein, translating to MRFSAILLTFFLLGTSVAYAQTTWTGAAGTAAWCDAANWDAGVPTASTNAFVRGGAVVYPLVDGTEPCTVTALNLDVNDNSSGGRVTVSGGILDVVSTLETRNSGGNTGLRLTGGIVTAAPLTLSGDHAGRFTGGELQLSGFRSRISGVFRPAGTLVRITSAHRVIVDDPGITPGRSFFENVVVEAGASLTMRSISALPGNAWFTGSLSGAGGASGFQLYFTTQLPTLTGSYSTTGATYFYGTRTIGTSESYTFPGGNLEIGNTSSSDGLGGRIRVAGGGTLTVPGSLTTYTNAEGQGLVIAGGEVETRALVLNGDASANYVGGELRLTGGLTSRVSGVFRPSGTLVRVVGTSQVIVDDPGITPGRSFFENVVVEAGASLTMRSISALPGNAWFTGSLSGAGGASGFQLYFTTQLPALTGSYSTTGATYFLGTRVLGPGQSYALPSGDLEISDGGQILVGGGTLTVPGRLTTESTSPSSGLGIGAGLVAVNTVSTVGDHTGRFIGGELQISGSGSRFAGIFRPSGTLVRYLTGAGRSLQTIMDNAGTGPGQNYFRDLLIEGTGTLSMRSVSATAGNVAVIGRLTMASSRLAAFQLFGTPFLASPRSPDGDAGLLIQFPVTVSGVNVDGLVVDSNGRLIVESSGCLRLDNTDFPRFSATEPRLTVRHPGGDIEFNNLTFSTPPSNLHLAAEDTAPGNLSPLRLFIVAPDPATATEGTNYTQAGGADVRWDAPPLGRLPVTLALEPAAAPPVVIPSGGGPLAYEAMLTNTSAEAQTFEARIVALLPGGAPFGPLQGPLTLRIPAGQTIGPIPFTETVPGLAPAGAYEVVLEGTALCPEASPLPDAFTFEKEAGDGSLARPVSLGQLFGAWTDGENEGVSVAGVRRAESASDVVSAEAGGSLPEVFALHAAYPNPSRGAVSLGLGVPATREVRVEVFDTLGRRVALLHDGPLAAGEHTLRLRGEALPAGVYVVRAADGAAALTQRITLLR from the coding sequence ATGCGTTTCTCTGCGATCCTACTCACGTTCTTCCTGCTGGGCACTTCGGTAGCCTACGCCCAGACCACCTGGACCGGTGCCGCCGGCACCGCCGCTTGGTGCGACGCTGCCAACTGGGATGCCGGCGTCCCGACAGCCTCGACCAACGCCTTCGTGCGCGGCGGCGCAGTCGTCTACCCCCTCGTGGACGGCACCGAACCGTGCACCGTCACCGCCCTCAACCTCGACGTCAACGACAACAGCAGCGGCGGTCGTGTAACAGTGAGCGGGGGTATCCTCGACGTAGTCTCGACTCTCGAGACGCGGAACAGCGGCGGCAACACCGGCCTCAGGCTGACAGGCGGCATCGTGACGGCAGCCCCGCTCACACTCAGCGGCGATCACGCCGGGCGCTTCACCGGGGGCGAGCTTCAGCTATCTGGGTTCCGGTCGCGCATTTCGGGCGTCTTCCGACCGGCCGGCACCCTCGTCCGCATCACTAGCGCCCACCGAGTCATCGTCGACGACCCAGGGATCACGCCGGGGCGCAGCTTCTTCGAGAACGTCGTCGTCGAGGCTGGGGCTAGCCTCACCATGCGCTCGATCAGCGCGCTGCCGGGCAACGCCTGGTTCACCGGCTCGCTCTCGGGGGCCGGCGGGGCCAGCGGCTTCCAGCTCTACTTCACCACACAGCTTCCGACCCTGACGGGCAGCTATTCCACCACCGGAGCGACCTATTTCTACGGCACCCGCACGATCGGCACCAGCGAGAGCTACACTTTCCCGGGCGGCAACCTCGAGATCGGCAACACGTCGTCCAGCGATGGCCTCGGTGGGCGCATCCGCGTCGCCGGCGGCGGCACACTCACCGTGCCGGGCAGCCTCACGACCTATACCAATGCCGAGGGCCAGGGCCTGGTCATAGCCGGCGGCGAGGTCGAGACCCGGGCGCTTGTGCTCAACGGGGACGCCTCGGCCAACTACGTCGGCGGTGAACTCCGGCTGACCGGCGGGCTCACGTCGCGCGTATCGGGCGTCTTCCGGCCGTCGGGCACGCTCGTCCGCGTCGTCGGCACCTCCCAGGTCATCGTCGACGATCCGGGCATCACGCCGGGGCGCAGCTTCTTCGAGAACGTCGTCGTCGAGGCTGGGGCTAGCCTCACCATGCGCTCGATCAGCGCGCTGCCGGGCAACGCCTGGTTCACCGGCTCGCTCTCGGGAGCTGGCGGGGCCAGCGGCTTCCAGCTCTACTTTACCACGCAGTTGCCGGCGCTCACCGGTTCGTACTCAACCACCGGGGCCACCTACTTCCTCGGGACCCGCGTACTCGGGCCGGGGCAGAGCTACGCTCTGCCCAGCGGCGACCTCGAAATCAGCGACGGCGGCCAGATCCTCGTCGGAGGGGGCACCCTCACCGTGCCAGGCCGGCTCACGACCGAAAGCACAAGCCCGTCGTCGGGGCTGGGCATCGGGGCTGGCCTCGTCGCGGTCAACACCGTCTCGACGGTGGGCGACCACACCGGGCGCTTCATCGGCGGCGAGTTGCAGATCTCCGGCAGCGGCTCGCGCTTCGCCGGCATCTTCCGCCCCTCGGGTACGCTCGTCCGCTACCTGACCGGGGCTGGCAGGTCGCTCCAGACGATCATGGACAACGCCGGCACCGGGCCGGGTCAGAACTACTTCCGCGACCTCCTTATCGAGGGTACCGGCACGCTGAGCATGCGCTCGGTCAGCGCCACGGCCGGCAACGTCGCCGTCATCGGCAGGCTCACGATGGCGTCGAGCCGGCTGGCGGCCTTCCAGCTCTTCGGGACCCCGTTCCTCGCCTCGCCGCGCTCGCCCGACGGCGATGCGGGGCTGCTCATCCAGTTCCCAGTCACGGTCTCGGGCGTCAACGTCGACGGGCTGGTGGTCGACTCCAACGGTCGCCTCATCGTCGAGAGCAGCGGCTGCCTCCGGCTCGACAACACGGACTTCCCCCGGTTCTCCGCGACCGAGCCGCGCCTGACGGTCCGCCACCCCGGCGGGGACATCGAGTTCAACAACCTGACGTTTTCTACGCCCCCGAGCAACCTCCACCTCGCTGCCGAGGACACGGCACCGGGCAACCTGTCTCCCCTCCGCCTCTTCATCGTCGCCCCGGACCCGGCGACGGCGACGGAGGGCACCAACTACACGCAGGCCGGCGGAGCCGACGTGCGGTGGGACGCCCCACCGCTCGGTCGCCTTCCGGTGACACTGGCCCTCGAACCGGCGGCGGCCCCTCCGGTCGTGATCCCGTCCGGCGGCGGCCCGCTCGCCTACGAGGCCATGCTGACCAACACCTCGGCCGAGGCGCAGACGTTCGAGGCGCGGATCGTCGCTCTGCTCCCCGGCGGCGCTCCGTTCGGGCCGCTCCAGGGCCCGCTCACGCTCCGCATACCGGCAGGCCAGACGATTGGACCGATCCCGTTTACCGAGACCGTTCCGGGGCTCGCACCGGCCGGAGCCTACGAGGTCGTGCTCGAAGGGACGGCGCTGTGCCCCGAGGCCAGCCCGCTCCCCGACGCGTTCACTTTCGAGAAAGAGGCGGGCGACGGCAGCCTGGCGCGGCCGGTCTCGCTCGGCCAACTCTTCGGTGCGTGGACAGACGGCGAGAACGAGGGCGTATCGGTGGCAGGCGTGCGCCGGGCGGAGTCTGCCTCCGACGTGGTGAGCGCTGAAGCCGGGGGTTCGCTTCCCGAGGTCTTCGCCCTCCACGCGGCCTATCCCAACCCGTCGCGTGGCGCGGTCTCGCTCGGCCTGGGCGTACCCGCTACACGCGAGGTCCGGGTCGAGGTCTTCGACACGCTCGGGCGCCGCGTGGCACTGCTTCACGACGGGCCGCTCGCCGCCGGGGAGCACACGCTCCGCCTCCGGGGCGAAGCGCTCCCGGCGGGCGTCTACGTCGTCCGCGCCGCCGACGGCGCGGCGGCGCTCACGCAGCGCATCACCCTGCTACGCTAG
- the rpoC gene encoding DNA-directed RNA polymerase subunit beta' yields MAYGTTQVPTRKGVSSITVSLSSPESILERSHGEVLKPETINYRSFKPEKDGLFCEKIFGPVKDWECHCGKYKGIRYKGIICDRCGVEVTQKKVRRERMGHITLSVPVVHIWYFKSVPNKIGHLLGMKSKDLDKVVYYESYVVIQPGGGAALGIEEGQLLSEDEYYDVLYQIREDNNRLPDDDPEKFIAMIGGEAVEELLKRQNLPRLSRELRFQAKTETSQARKADALKRLAVVENFRESHKKMENRPEWMVMKVVPVIPPELRPLVPLEGGRFATSDLNDLYRRVIIRNNRLKRLMDIKAPEVILRNEKRMLQEAVDSLFDNSRKANAVRSDSNRALKSLSDMLKGKQGRFRQNLLGKRVDYSGRSVIVVGPELALHECGLPKEMAVELFKPFIIRKLIERGIVKTVKSAKKVVDRRTADVFDILEKVIEGHPVMLNRAPTLHRLGIQAFQPVLIEGKAIRLHPLVTTAFNADFDGDQMAVHVPLSQDAILEAQLLMLSSHNIMSPAHGGPVAVPSQDMVLGMYYLTKSRPGQQGEGMRFLSVDEVRQAYDQGQVALHARVQLRDPDGSGEMLETTVGKALFNDIVPEGVGYINEVLTKKNLRGIIARVFKAAGFSGTARFLDEVKNLGFLQAMLGGLSFSLSDIVVPDAKRELIDKAEAEVADVRGQYEMGFITDNERYNQVIDVWTRTNNRVSDVLFNALKEDREGFNAIYMMADSGARGSKEQIRQLGGMRGLMAKPQKSLSGSAGEIIENPILSNFKEGLSVLEYFISTHGARKGLADTALKTADAGYLTRRLVDVSQDMTVTEYDCGTIRGIKIAALKDNEDVVEPLADRILGRVAITEVVDPLSGEVIVEANEMITEAVAEAIAQTSIETVEIRSVLTCEARRGVCALCYGRNLANGRLVEPGEAIGVIAAQSIGEPGTQLTLRTFHIGGTASRISAESTIQSKFAGKVAFENLRTVNYDDGEEARVTVLSRQGEIRILDAGDDNRQLISYPIPYGAELLIKDGKTIEKGDVLASWDPYNSVILSEVEGTVAFQDVIEGTTYREESDEQTGYKEKVITETRERNLTPAVIIKQKKGKKEYTMPVRARLQIDEGDAVQAGQVVAKIPRQSAKTRDITGGLPRVIELFEARQPTDPAVVSEIDGVVSFGGRKRGSQEVIVTSRDGATEKTYLVSLSKHLLVHENDFVRAGEALSDGQISPQDILAIQGPTAVQEYLTNEVQEVYRLQGVTINDKHIEAIVRQMMQKVRITDPGDTTFLEGDLVDRFALEQANDELYDQFVVTLPGDTDMEIGSVISRRQLRETNSEMKRQDKAPVEVRSTEPAVAESVLLGITQAALATDSFISAASFQETTKVLTDAAIGAKSDDLYGLKENVIVGQLVPAGTGLRRYRDLVVGSKRELEALQAAVSGAAGPMSGDGSSAAVEV; encoded by the coding sequence ATGGCATACGGAACCACGCAGGTCCCCACCCGCAAAGGCGTCTCCTCGATCACCGTCAGCCTGTCCTCGCCCGAGTCGATCCTCGAGCGGAGCCACGGCGAGGTGCTCAAGCCGGAGACGATCAACTACCGCTCGTTCAAGCCGGAGAAGGACGGTCTCTTCTGCGAGAAGATCTTCGGCCCGGTCAAGGACTGGGAGTGCCACTGCGGCAAGTACAAGGGCATCCGCTACAAGGGCATCATCTGCGACCGCTGCGGCGTCGAGGTGACCCAGAAGAAGGTCCGCCGCGAGCGGATGGGCCACATCACGCTCTCCGTGCCAGTGGTCCACATCTGGTACTTCAAGAGCGTCCCGAACAAGATCGGGCACCTCCTGGGGATGAAGTCGAAGGACCTCGACAAGGTGGTCTACTACGAGTCCTACGTCGTCATCCAGCCGGGCGGCGGGGCGGCGCTCGGGATCGAAGAGGGGCAGCTTCTCTCCGAGGACGAGTACTACGACGTCCTCTACCAGATCCGCGAGGACAACAACCGCCTCCCGGACGACGACCCCGAGAAGTTCATCGCCATGATCGGCGGCGAGGCCGTCGAGGAGCTCCTCAAGCGGCAGAACCTGCCGCGCCTCTCGCGCGAGCTCCGCTTCCAGGCCAAGACCGAGACGAGCCAGGCCCGCAAGGCCGACGCGCTCAAGCGCCTCGCCGTCGTGGAGAACTTCCGCGAGTCGCACAAGAAGATGGAGAACCGGCCTGAGTGGATGGTGATGAAGGTCGTCCCCGTCATCCCGCCGGAGCTGCGCCCGCTCGTCCCGCTCGAAGGCGGTCGCTTCGCAACGTCCGACCTTAACGACCTCTACCGCCGCGTCATCATCCGCAACAACCGCCTCAAGCGGCTGATGGACATCAAGGCCCCCGAGGTCATCCTCCGCAACGAGAAGCGGATGCTCCAGGAGGCGGTCGACTCGCTCTTCGATAACAGCCGGAAGGCCAACGCCGTCCGCTCGGACTCGAACCGCGCGCTCAAGAGCCTGAGCGACATGCTCAAGGGCAAGCAGGGCCGGTTCCGCCAGAACCTCCTCGGCAAGCGCGTCGACTACTCCGGCCGCTCGGTGATCGTCGTCGGGCCCGAGCTCGCGCTCCACGAGTGCGGCCTCCCGAAGGAGATGGCCGTCGAGCTCTTCAAGCCGTTCATCATCCGCAAGCTGATCGAGCGCGGCATCGTCAAGACGGTCAAGTCGGCCAAGAAGGTCGTCGACCGCCGGACGGCCGACGTGTTCGACATCCTGGAGAAGGTGATCGAGGGGCACCCGGTGATGCTCAACCGCGCGCCGACGCTCCACCGCCTCGGCATCCAGGCCTTCCAGCCGGTGCTGATCGAGGGCAAGGCGATCCGCCTGCACCCGCTCGTCACGACGGCCTTCAACGCCGACTTCGACGGCGACCAGATGGCCGTCCACGTCCCGCTCAGCCAGGACGCGATCCTGGAGGCGCAGCTGCTGATGCTGTCGTCCCACAACATCATGTCCCCGGCGCACGGCGGCCCGGTCGCGGTCCCGAGCCAGGACATGGTGCTCGGGATGTACTACCTCACCAAGAGCCGCCCCGGCCAGCAGGGCGAGGGCATGCGCTTCCTCTCGGTCGACGAGGTCCGCCAGGCCTACGACCAGGGCCAGGTCGCGCTCCACGCCCGCGTCCAGCTCCGCGACCCCGACGGCTCGGGCGAGATGCTCGAGACGACCGTCGGCAAGGCGCTCTTCAACGACATCGTCCCCGAGGGCGTCGGCTACATCAACGAGGTGCTGACCAAGAAGAACCTCCGCGGCATCATCGCCCGCGTCTTCAAGGCCGCCGGCTTCTCCGGGACGGCCCGGTTCCTCGACGAGGTCAAGAACCTCGGCTTCCTGCAGGCCATGCTCGGCGGGCTGAGCTTCTCGCTCTCCGACATCGTCGTGCCCGACGCCAAGCGCGAGCTGATCGACAAGGCCGAGGCCGAGGTCGCCGACGTGCGCGGGCAGTACGAGATGGGCTTCATCACCGACAACGAGCGCTACAACCAGGTGATCGACGTCTGGACGCGGACCAACAACCGCGTCTCGGACGTGCTCTTCAACGCGCTCAAGGAGGACCGCGAGGGCTTCAACGCCATCTACATGATGGCCGACTCCGGCGCGCGCGGCTCGAAGGAGCAGATCCGCCAGCTCGGCGGGATGCGCGGCCTGATGGCGAAGCCGCAGAAGTCGCTCTCCGGCTCGGCCGGCGAGATCATCGAGAACCCGATCCTCTCCAACTTCAAGGAGGGCCTCTCGGTGCTCGAGTACTTCATCTCGACCCACGGCGCGCGCAAGGGCCTCGCCGACACGGCGCTCAAGACGGCCGACGCCGGCTACCTCACGCGCCGCCTCGTCGACGTGAGCCAGGACATGACCGTCACCGAGTACGACTGCGGGACGATCCGCGGCATCAAGATCGCCGCGCTCAAAGACAACGAGGACGTGGTCGAGCCGCTCGCCGACCGCATCCTCGGCCGCGTCGCCATCACCGAGGTGGTCGACCCGCTCTCGGGCGAAGTGATCGTCGAAGCCAACGAGATGATCACCGAGGCCGTCGCCGAGGCGATTGCCCAGACCTCGATCGAGACCGTCGAGATCCGGTCGGTGCTGACGTGTGAGGCGCGGCGCGGCGTGTGCGCGCTCTGCTACGGGCGCAACCTCGCCAACGGCCGCCTCGTCGAGCCGGGCGAAGCCATTGGCGTCATCGCGGCGCAGTCGATTGGCGAGCCGGGGACGCAGCTTACGCTTCGGACCTTCCACATCGGCGGCACGGCCAGCCGCATCTCGGCCGAGAGCACGATCCAGTCCAAGTTCGCGGGCAAGGTCGCCTTCGAGAACCTCCGCACCGTCAACTACGACGACGGCGAGGAGGCCCGGGTGACCGTCCTCTCGCGCCAGGGCGAGATCCGCATCCTCGACGCCGGCGACGACAACCGCCAGCTTATCTCGTACCCGATCCCGTACGGGGCCGAACTGCTCATCAAGGATGGCAAGACGATTGAGAAGGGCGACGTGCTCGCCTCGTGGGACCCGTACAACTCCGTCATCCTCTCCGAGGTCGAGGGCACGGTCGCGTTCCAGGACGTGATCGAAGGCACGACCTACCGCGAGGAGTCGGACGAGCAGACGGGCTACAAGGAGAAGGTCATCACCGAGACGCGCGAGCGCAACCTCACGCCGGCCGTCATCATCAAGCAGAAGAAGGGCAAGAAGGAGTACACGATGCCTGTCCGCGCCCGCCTCCAGATCGACGAGGGCGATGCGGTGCAGGCCGGGCAGGTCGTGGCGAAGATCCCGCGCCAGAGCGCCAAGACGCGCGACATCACGGGCGGTCTCCCGCGCGTGATCGAGCTCTTCGAGGCGCGCCAGCCGACCGACCCGGCCGTCGTCTCCGAGATCGACGGCGTGGTGAGCTTCGGCGGCCGGAAGCGCGGCTCCCAAGAGGTCATCGTGACGAGCCGCGACGGGGCGACCGAGAAGACGTACCTCGTCTCGCTCTCGAAGCACCTGCTCGTCCACGAGAACGACTTCGTCCGCGCGGGCGAGGCGCTCTCCGACGGCCAGATCTCGCCGCAAGACATCCTCGCCATCCAGGGCCCGACGGCGGTGCAGGAGTACCTCACCAACGAGGTCCAGGAGGTCTACCGCCTCCAGGGCGTGACGATCAACGACAAGCACATCGAGGCGATTGTCCGGCAGATGATGCAGAAGGTCCGCATCACCGACCCGGGCGACACGACGTTCCTCGAAGGCGACCTCGTGGACCGCTTCGCCCTCGAGCAGGCCAACGACGAGCTCTACGACCAGTTCGTGGTGACGCTGCCGGGCGATACCGACATGGAGATCGGCTCGGTGATCTCGCGCCGCCAGCTTCGGGAGACCAACTCCGAGATGAAGCGCCAGGACAAGGCCCCGGTCGAGGTCCGCTCGACCGAGCCGGCCGTCGCCGAGAGCGTGCTGCTCGGGATCACCCAGGCTGCGCTTGCGACGGACTCGTTCATCTCCGCCGCCTCGTTCCAGGAGACGACGAAGGTGCTCACCGACGCCGCGATCGGCGCGAAGTCGGACGACCTCTACGGGCTGAAGGAGAACGTGATCGTCGGGCAGCTCGTCCCGGCGGGCACCGGCCTCCGGCGCTACCGCGACCTCGTGGTCGGCTCGAAGCGCGAGCTCGAAGCGCTCCAGGCCGCCGTCAGCGGGGCCGCCGGCCCGATGTCGGGCGACGGCAGCAGCGCCGCCGTCGAGGTCTAG
- the rplJ gene encoding 50S ribosomal protein L10: protein MALTKEQKREAVAAIAEDLESVNTIYLTDYAGLTVEQANTLRGEFFKADVRYKVLKNTLLKRAMDDAEVDYSGLYEYLSGPTAVAFTNDPATPGKVIKKFLEGDAELPKLKGAYVDGAFFGSDALDQLAALKSKDELIGDILGLLMAPATNIVGGLQAQGSNLVGALKTIAEKEEG, encoded by the coding sequence ATGGCACTCACGAAAGAACAGAAGCGCGAAGCGGTCGCCGCGATTGCAGAAGACCTCGAGAGCGTAAACACCATCTACCTGACGGACTACGCCGGCCTCACGGTCGAGCAGGCCAACACCCTGCGCGGCGAGTTCTTCAAGGCGGACGTCCGGTATAAGGTGCTCAAGAACACGCTCCTCAAGCGGGCGATGGACGACGCCGAGGTCGACTACTCCGGCCTCTACGAATACCTCAGCGGCCCGACTGCCGTTGCGTTCACCAACGACCCGGCCACGCCCGGCAAGGTCATCAAGAAGTTCCTCGAAGGTGACGCCGAGCTTCCCAAGCTGAAGGGTGCCTACGTCGACGGCGCTTTCTTTGGCTCCGACGCGCTCGACCAGCTCGCCGCGCTCAAGAGCAAGGACGAGCTCATCGGCGACATCCTCGGCCTCCTCATGGCTCCGGCGACCAACATCGTCGGCGGTCTCCAGGCGCAAGGATCGAACCTCGTCGGTGCACTCAAGACCATCGCCGAGAAGGAAGAGGGCTAG
- a CDS encoding LCCL domain-containing protein, translated as MLSTTFRILTLCLVLPLLAACDSGDPDDGPQSVDPGNASAVSSLLNLVGGERAEGSPPAPSSADEAPDVSAGASAVSIQPGGRLTLNFAYADGSALAGYYLAVVGADDYFNVPFSGDAAASGTASLAFQIPASLGDGSFDVAYCVYNSDGLVSNIITTTVSLSGNAPGNVDAGGEDSSGGETDGGELSWTENAVSLRGNNGARYRFDCPANGTLRTVWGTDLYTDDSSICTAAVHAGEITQAGGSVVIEIRPGAESYTGSERNGVTSSNWGQWSGSFLFP; from the coding sequence ATGCTATCCACGACCTTCCGCATCCTGACCCTCTGCCTGGTGCTGCCGCTGCTCGCCGCGTGCGACTCCGGCGACCCTGACGACGGGCCGCAGTCCGTCGACCCCGGCAACGCGAGCGCCGTCAGTTCCCTCCTCAACCTCGTGGGCGGCGAGCGCGCCGAGGGCAGCCCGCCGGCCCCGTCCAGCGCCGACGAAGCCCCCGACGTGAGCGCCGGGGCCAGCGCCGTGTCGATCCAGCCCGGCGGCCGGCTCACGCTGAACTTCGCCTACGCCGACGGCAGCGCGCTCGCAGGCTACTACCTCGCCGTCGTCGGGGCCGACGACTACTTCAACGTGCCCTTCAGCGGCGACGCCGCCGCGAGCGGCACCGCGAGCCTCGCCTTCCAGATCCCCGCGTCGCTCGGCGACGGCTCGTTCGACGTGGCCTACTGCGTCTACAACAGCGACGGCCTCGTCAGCAACATCATCACGACGACCGTCTCGCTCAGCGGCAACGCCCCGGGCAACGTGGACGCCGGCGGCGAAGACAGCAGCGGCGGCGAGACCGACGGCGGCGAGCTGTCGTGGACCGAGAACGCCGTCTCGCTGCGCGGCAACAACGGCGCCCGCTACCGCTTCGACTGCCCAGCAAACGGCACCCTTCGCACCGTCTGGGGGACCGACCTCTACACCGACGACTCGTCGATCTGCACGGCGGCGGTCCACGCGGGCGAGATCACGCAGGCCGGAGGCAGCGTCGTCATCGAGATTCGCCCCGGGGCCGAGTCCTACACCGGCTCGGAGCGCAACGGCGTCACCTCCAGCAACTGGGGCCAGTGGTCGGGGAGCTTCCTCTTCCCGTAG
- a CDS encoding glycosyltransferase family 2 protein, which yields MLPFRLGQPARTAQSATALGVLVVVLSATALADPSGSGSVAEAWAGPWEVTQAADVPAVRAESGWVRALIYTLYGVIFLILLYTLRHYAFTFNRMFGRQRHPYAALDTLAWPAVTVLIPAHNEEAVIADSIGNLLKVDYPADRITVIPVNDRSQDRTRAVIDACVAEHPGRIRPFHRTGGKPGKAAALNDAYGLVDTDIVLIFDADYLPGRDLIKTLVAPFFDPEIGAVMGRVVPVNTDANLMTRLLDLERTGGYQVDQQARMNLGLVPQYGGTCGGVRRSVVDAVGGWRDDTLTEDTDITCKVLAAGWKVAYVNRAECYEESPETWSVRTKQIRRWARGHTDAAIRYAGTVLGSAHLGLRGRLDGLLLLGVYAMGPVLLLGWLLAVTLFYLGLHPLNGVIALLAVASYNTLGNFAAFFEIASGARLDGGRQRIRLLPLNLLGFLVSLVATSRAVIEETVDQIRPGKRRLVWDKTKRFRSDTPDLPGSG from the coding sequence TTGCTTCCTTTCCGCCTCGGCCAACCGGCTCGCACGGCGCAGTCTGCAACTGCGCTGGGCGTCCTGGTGGTGGTCCTCTCGGCCACAGCACTGGCCGATCCCTCCGGTTCCGGCTCGGTGGCCGAGGCGTGGGCTGGGCCGTGGGAGGTCACTCAGGCAGCGGACGTGCCGGCGGTGCGAGCGGAGAGCGGGTGGGTTCGGGCACTTATCTACACCCTCTACGGCGTCATCTTCCTCATTCTCCTCTACACGCTCCGCCACTACGCCTTCACCTTCAACCGGATGTTCGGGCGGCAGCGTCATCCCTACGCCGCGCTCGACACACTCGCCTGGCCGGCCGTGACGGTGCTCATTCCCGCTCACAACGAGGAGGCCGTGATCGCCGACAGCATCGGCAACCTGCTCAAGGTGGACTACCCCGCCGACCGGATCACAGTCATCCCGGTCAACGACCGCTCGCAGGACCGGACGCGCGCCGTGATCGACGCATGCGTGGCCGAGCACCCGGGGCGGATCAGGCCCTTCCACCGGACCGGTGGGAAACCCGGTAAAGCGGCCGCGCTCAACGATGCCTACGGCCTCGTCGACACCGACATCGTGCTGATCTTCGACGCGGACTACCTCCCCGGCCGCGACCTCATCAAGACGCTCGTCGCACCGTTCTTCGACCCTGAGATCGGGGCGGTGATGGGCCGCGTCGTGCCGGTCAACACCGACGCCAACCTGATGACGCGGCTGCTGGACCTGGAGCGGACCGGCGGCTACCAGGTCGACCAGCAGGCGCGGATGAACCTCGGCCTCGTGCCGCAGTACGGCGGCACCTGCGGCGGCGTCCGCCGCAGCGTGGTCGACGCCGTCGGCGGCTGGCGCGACGACACGCTCACCGAGGACACCGACATCACCTGCAAGGTGCTCGCGGCCGGGTGGAAAGTGGCTTACGTCAACCGCGCCGAGTGCTACGAGGAGTCGCCCGAGACGTGGTCGGTGCGGACGAAGCAGATCCGGCGCTGGGCGCGCGGTCACACCGACGCGGCGATCCGCTACGCCGGGACCGTCCTCGGCAGCGCCCACCTGGGCCTGCGGGGCCGCCTGGATGGGTTGCTCCTGCTGGGCGTCTACGCGATGGGGCCGGTGCTGCTCCTCGGGTGGCTGCTGGCGGTGACGCTGTTCTATCTTGGCCTCCACCCGCTCAACGGTGTCATCGCCTTGCTGGCCGTCGCCTCGTACAACACGCTCGGCAACTTCGCCGCCTTCTTCGAGATTGCCTCCGGGGCGCGGCTCGACGGGGGGCGGCAGCGCATCCGGCTGCTTCCGCTCAACCTCCTCGGCTTCCTCGTCAGCCTCGTCGCCACCT